The Hujiaoplasma nucleasis DNA window ATATGAAAGATATAGACATTTAGGTATAGGTAATCAACTCTTTGATTTCTTAAGAGAAAAAGCAAAAAAAGAAAATTGTGGAAGAATGGAATGGGTTTGTTTAAATTGGAATCAAAAAGCCATTGATTTCTATTTAAAAAAACAAGCTATACCCATGAAAGAGTGGACAATTTTTCGGATTGATGAAACAAATTTATAAAGCATAAGCAAAGTATTTGAAATACCCTTAGGGGCATGTTAAAATATACAAGAATTTAAATCAAATTAGGAGGAAGACATTATGCCAGTACAAGTAACAGCTGACACATTTAAAAAAGAAGTATTAGAATCAGATATTCCAGTTATCGTTGATTTCTGGGCAACTTGGTGCAGACCTTGTTTAATGATTGCACCAATCTTAGAAGAAATCTCAGAGGAATTTGAAGGAAAAGTTAAAGTAGCTAAAATCAATGTTGATGAAGAAGGCTATTTAGCTAACCAATATAGAGTATCAAGCATACCAACATTATACTTATTTGAAAATGGGCAAGTTAAAAATCAAGTGATCGGATTAATGAGAAAAGAAGACTTAATTAAAAAATTAGGTATTTAAGAATGCATGATGTTATCGTGATAGGCGGGGGCCCAGCTGGTGCATCCGCCTCTATTTATTTACAAAGATCAAAATTAGATGTATTACTCATTATGAAAGACCATGGTACTTTAGAAAAAACAGGACATATCGATAATTACTGGGGTTTTTCTGATACTATGGACGGAAAAGAACTTGTTATCAAAGGATTAGAACAAGCCAAAAGATTAGGTGTACAAATAAAAGAAGAAGAAGTACTTGATATTGAAAAGGATTTGTTTGGCGAACATAAATTCACTGTCAAAACCGACAAAGAAACCTATGAAGGAAAAACTGTTCTTTTAGCTACAGGACAGTCCAAACCTAATTTACGTGTTAAAGGTTTTAAAGAATATACAGGTAAAGGTATATCTTTCTGTGCCATTTGTGATGGATTTATTTACCGCAATAAAAAAATAGGTGTGGTGGGTAATAAAAAGTTTATGTCTGAAGAATTAGAAACCTTATCAAATTTCACCAAGGATATTACTATATTTACAGATGCTAATGAGTTAACTGTAGATGTGGGTGATTATAAAGTCTGCCATGGAAAAATCACTGAAATAAAAGGTGATGAAGTCATAAATCAAGTCATTACAGAAAACAACACTTATGATGTTGATGCTTTATTTATAGCGATGGGAACCCCATCAGCCAATGATTTTGCATTAAGAATGGGTGCTATCATTGATAAAAATAACATTGTCGTTGATGATAAACACATGACAAATATTGAAGGCTTATTCGCTGCAGGTGATTGTATTGGTGGTTTATTGCAAATTGCTAAAGCAGTGAGTGATGGAGCACATGCGGCCTTAGCTATTAATAAGTATGTGAGAGCTTTATAGCATATTGGTAATTAAAAAGATAATATAATAATCAAGATGTGAGAATAACACATATAAATTCTATGTGTTTAATCATATCTTTTCTTTTTACTTATATTTATTTTTTTAAAAAATCGACTTTCAATGAGATATTAATTAATATAATAAGTCATTATTGATTTCTATCAGATTTTATATATCTAAACATATATGCTATAATAAATTTATTCATATTTTGTAAATATATAAGCATAAATTCAATGTTTTTTTTAAAGAAAGGATGAGTTCATATGGCTTTAGATGATAATAAAGGCACCACCTATAATCAAACAAGAATTTCAAATAGTGATCGTCATCACAGCACTCGATATAATGCTATAGATAAGGGACAAGATGAAGATCTTAAACGCTTCGAAGCAATGAATCGACGTAATTGGATTTCAGTCATTACATTTATTGGTATCATTGTCGCGATTATTTTATTCTTTATTATTAAATCTTTCTTATAGTTTAAAATTATCAGATATATTATATTCATAAGATTCTGTTTTTTTATCATTAACGATTTAAAATCACTATTTTTTAATGCTTTAATAAATTTTTTTCTTTTATGCGCTCATCAAAATCAATTCTTTGAAAACTAGGTAATTTTAATAAAACATAGAATCTTTTTGTCTTTATTTATTTGTTTATTTATAAGTTAAATAAGTTTTTTTAAGAAGAAGATTGTATTATTATCCTTTTCTTTTGTAACCTACTGTAAAATATCTGTATGACACATTCATAATCTTGATATATTAAAATATAAAACTTATACTATAATTGATTTTAAAGGGGAGTGAATAATATGAAAAAGAAAATATTATTAACATTATCTTTACTTATATTGATCTTTACCTTAGGTGCTTGTTCGAATTTGGATAGTGAATCTACGACATTATCTAATACCGAAGGAACAACTACAGAAGAAATGGCGATTATGACATCACAGACAGAGGAGACAACAGTTCATATTGAAAATCAGTGGAATGCATATTTTCCGACTTATGATAATTATGATCCGGAAATATTTGTATATGCAACAGTCTTTATTTGGTTTAATTATGATACCTCAGAAGCTGGAAGTACCATAGCTGAAAAAAAAGAATTTTATGAAACGAATAACCAAGAGTATTATGATGAG harbors:
- the trxA gene encoding thioredoxin, whose product is MPVQVTADTFKKEVLESDIPVIVDFWATWCRPCLMIAPILEEISEEFEGKVKVAKINVDEEGYLANQYRVSSIPTLYLFENGQVKNQVIGLMRKEDLIKKLGI
- a CDS encoding NAD(P)/FAD-dependent oxidoreductase, whose amino-acid sequence is MHDVIVIGGGPAGASASIYLQRSKLDVLLIMKDHGTLEKTGHIDNYWGFSDTMDGKELVIKGLEQAKRLGVQIKEEEVLDIEKDLFGEHKFTVKTDKETYEGKTVLLATGQSKPNLRVKGFKEYTGKGISFCAICDGFIYRNKKIGVVGNKKFMSEELETLSNFTKDITIFTDANELTVDVGDYKVCHGKITEIKGDEVINQVITENNTYDVDALFIAMGTPSANDFALRMGAIIDKNNIVVDDKHMTNIEGLFAAGDCIGGLLQIAKAVSDGAHAALAINKYVRAL